The following are encoded together in the Oncorhynchus masou masou isolate Uvic2021 chromosome 5, UVic_Omas_1.1, whole genome shotgun sequence genome:
- the LOC135539670 gene encoding uncharacterized protein LOC135539670, whose protein sequence is MSLFIPDMAGHLFLVILLFDTFQYIEAQGHHQGHHLPPPSLTVRPAVIKERDSVQLSCETPPSLSVFNCYFYIKGRKNLPDKSCTQTLTGTELLKRADQTFPDVVKVKCYYDVVRSHTSPLSNPVSVTVRETETDVQFWHGAVGVASGVAMLLMGLTAVYLCWRTRKTNSLRPTARQDDHRQCDLVMGAMSSAGMLDSRDAGIYSLITSVPSTFFPSGPVEENGESPENDNSDMYHVYSSIPDRPATSAQPDGLYSLLQTH, encoded by the exons ATGTCGTTGTTCATCCCTGATATGGCAGGTCATCTGTTTCTGGTCATCCTCCTTTTCG ACACCTTCCAATACATCGAAGCCCAAGGTCATCACCAAGGTCATC ACCTTCCTCCTCCCAGTCTGACAGTGAGGCCTGCAGTCATCAAAGAGAGAGACTCAGTTCAGCTGAGTTGTGAGACTCCTCCATCTCTCAGTGTGTTTAACTGTTACTTCTACATAAAAGGGAGGAAGAATCTTCCAGACAAATCCTGTACTCAGACACTCACAGGAACAGAGCTGCTCAAGAGGGCAGATCAAACGTTTCCAGATGTGGTCAAAGTGAAGTGTTACTATGATGTAGTGAGGTCTCACACATCTCCTTtaagtaaccctgtctcagtcacTGTTCGGG AAACCGAAACAGATGTGCAATTTTGGCACGGAGCAGTGGGTGTGGCTTCTGGAGTGGCCATGTTACTGATGGGATTGACAGCTGTCTATCTCTGCTGGAGGACCA GGAAAACCAATTCTCTGAG acctacagccagacaggatgatcacagaCAAT GTGATTTGGTGATGGGAGCTATGAGCAGTGCAGGCATGTTGGATTCAAGGGATGCTGGGATCTATTCTCTCATCACCTCTGTACCGTCCACGTTCTTTCCCTCAG GCCCTGTTGAAGAAAATGGAGAGTCACCTGAAAACGACAAT TCTGATATGTACCATGTATACAGCTCAATCCCCGACAGACCAGCAACCTCAGCCCAGCCGGATGGGTTGTACAGTCTTCTGcagacacactga